The DNA window CGGATGGGATTCAACAACCGTGGTTCCGCCGAGGCGGCACGGCGCCTTCGCCGCCTCCGCCGACGCGGGTGTTCCCCCGTCACCGGTGCGAACATCGGGAAGACCAAGGTGGTTCCGGACAGCGAATCGGTCGCGGACTACGTCGCCAGCGCGCGGCATCTCGCCCCCACCGCCGACTACCTGGTAGTGAACGTCAGTTCCCCCAACACACCGGGGTTGCGCGACCTCCAGGCGGTTGACCGCCTGCGTCCCCTCCTCGCTGGGGTGCGGGAAGCGCTGGGCGAGGGGTCCCATCCGCGGACACCACTGTTGGTCAAGATCGCTCCCGACCTCACGGACGAGGCGGTGGACGCCGTGGCGGACCTCGCCATGGAGCTGGGGCTGGACGGCATCATCGCGACCAACACGACCACCACGCGTTCGGGGCTGGCCAGCGCTCCCGCCGTGGTGGAGGCCGCCGGCGCCGGCGGCTTGTCCGGTGCGCCCCTGAAACGACGCTCGCTGCACGTGCTCCGCCGCCTGCGGGCTCGCGTGGGAACACGGCTGGTGCTCATCGCGGCGGGCGGGATAGAGACACCACAGGACGCGTGGGAACGCATCCGGGCGGGAGCGACCCTCCTCCAGGGGTACACGGGCCTGATCTACTACGGTCCCTTCTGGCCGCGCCGGATACACCGGGGGCTGGTGGAACTGGCCCGCTCCGCCGGTTACGGTTCCGTGGCGGAGGCGGTCGGTACCGGCGTCGCCGCCGATCCGGACGGCGGTTAGGTCCTGTTTTTCGGACGCTTGTCCTGCTGCGCGCCGCCCCGGCACACCGCCCGGCGGCGTTCCCGCCGGTCGGCGGAGGGTCCGCTCCGCCTCCCTGACCGGCCGTGCCGGGCGGCATTGGAGACGCCGCTCGCGACGAACAGCGTCCAAAACAGGACCTAGCGGGAGACAAGCGCGCGTGGCCGCCCGACCTGGAACCGCGGCCCACCCGGCCGCGGACCCGGTGCCCCGGTCGGCTCTTGACGGGCCGTGCGGTTAGGCAGGCCCCAGCCGCGCGGGTGCGGAGAGTTTCCCTCTCCGGCGGAGGAGCCTGCCGCCACTAGCCAGTCGCCAGCGGTACCGCCGTGTCGAGCTCGGCACCCAACAGTGGGCCGTTCAGGTCGCCAGGGCCGATCCGCCTACCGGTCACCCGTTCGGCCAGGGCCAACGCGGCCGCTCCCGGATCGGCGGAGTCATCACTTCCGTCCAACCCGAGCGCCCGCATGTCCTCGCCGAGCGCCTCGGGACGGGTTCCCCTGCGGCAGGTGGGGGACTGCGCGTCAAAGAACGTCTGTAGCACGCTGTCGATAACCCAACGGAACTCGTACCGGTGTCCCATGATGACCCGCACCGAGACCAGCTCGGTCTCGGCCGAGAGAGCCCGGTAGCACTCCGGGCGGGTGGCACGGCAGCCTGTCGGTTCCACGATCACCGCCCATCCGTTCGTCAGGAACGCGTGAGCGGTCAGCGGTGGGGGATCCTCGGCGCACAGCCCGGCTTCCAGGGCCTCGGCTATGGGGAGGCAACGGAGGTTTCGCTCAGCCACACCGAGTCGGCCGAGAGCTTCGGTTTTGTTCAGTCCGCGGACGTAAGAGATGCAGAAGGCTTCTGCCAAGTCCGGCTGAGTTTCCCGCAACCACGTGTAGTCACGGGCGCACGCAACGGCCATGGGGTGGTCCCTTTCCTCTACCTCGAGCCGGAGGGTGCTCTTCCTGCCGGGGACGTGTGGCCCCTCTCACCGCGTTCCCGAAAATACGGGGAATAACCCGGTCGCTTGATGCCGGGCAGAACCCGCGCCATGCCCGCCACACCCCCGACGAGAGGGCGACACGATCGGACACGAGGCCGGTCTTTCCGGGTATCCACGCCGGTTCCCGAAACTGCGCCGAGGGAGTCCCAGCGGTCCATGGTACGCCCGTGGCGAGTGGTTCGCGCCCGCCCTTCGTTCCGGTTCCGGCCGGATGGGCGTGTCACTCCTCCCCGTCCTCGTCCGGGTGGCCGTTGTAGTAGGACTCGCCGGGTTCGGTCTCCCCGAGGAGCTGCGAGATCGTCACCATGGTGTAACCCTGTTCCTCCAACCGCTCCAGGATGTCGGGCACCGCGTCGATCGTGGTCCCGTGGATGTCGTGCATGAGCACGATCGAACCGGGCTTCGCGTTCTTCAGCGCCTCTTTGCGGACCTTCCCGGCATTGCGGTTCTTCCAGTCGTTGGTGTCGACACTCCAGATGATCTCTGCGAGTCCCTCGCTACGGGACACCTGCGCTACCTTGTCGTTGGTGGCGCCGTAGGGCGGTCGCATGAGGTCCAGGGTGTAGCCGGTCTCACGGCGTACCAGGGCGTTGACGGTGGTGAGTTCCTCGCGGACCTCGGACTTGTCCAGCGTGGTGAGGTCGGAGTGGGTCACCGTGTGGTTGGCGAGTTCGTGGCCTTCCGCGTATTCGCGCCGCACGGTCTCCGGATGCTCGCGTGCCGGCTGGCCCGTGAGGAAGAACGTGGCCTTCGCGTTGTACTCGGCGAGCGCGTCGAGCAGCTCCGGGGTTCGCGCGCCGGGGCCGTCGTCGAACGTCAGTGCTATGCACTTCGCGGCGGCGGAGGAACAGTCGACGGAGTCGTCGCGTTCGGGAAGCCTTCCGGGGACACTCCCGTCGGCGGTGTCGTCCTTGGGAGGAGTGGCGGAGTCCTCGACGGCGGAACCGGGGCTGGGGTTCGTGGCCGCGGACTGTGCGCGTTCCCCGAGGTCCGATAGCAGGGAGGTGACGTCCTCCTTGGGGATGGTCGCGTTCACACGCCCCGCACCGGCTGGTGCGATCTGCCCCTGGTCGAACTCCACGACAAGGTCACCGTCCGGGTTGAACCCCATCGAGTCGTAGAGGTGCAGGATGGGGTGGAGCGTGGAGGCGTCGACTTGTTCCTCGTTCAGGGAGTCCTTCACGAGACTGTCGAGCTCGGCGAGGTCCTCCTGGTTCCCCACGAGCTCGGTGGAGTAGGCGGTGTGCCCGCTCGTGGCGTCGTACCAGTAGGTGGTGTAGCTGGTGCGCTCCCCGTCGGAATCCTTCTCCTCCTGCACGAGCCGGACCGCGACGACGTCCTCGGTCGCGACGCTGATGTCCCAGTCGATGGTGAGACTCTCGGCGTCGGCGGAGGCCGAGGTGAAATCGGAGACTTTCTGGCTTGTGGCGTCGTCGAGGCGTTGGGTCAACGGGTCGGCGTTGGGGATCTCCGGGTAGGAAACGTCGATCTGCGGGCCCTCATCCGAGGTCTCCTCCCGTTCGTCCAGGCCGGTTACCTCCGACGGGTCCACGCTCGTGAGCTGGTCGGGTTCCCCATTGGGTTTCTCCGGTTCCTCGCCGGGGCCGCTCGTCCCCCTGTCGTCCGGCGAGCACGAACCGATACTCAGGAGAAGGAGGACACTGGCGGCTGCTGCGGTGTACTTCAGGGACGACGACACGGGCCTTGTGAAACGCCGC is part of the Haloactinospora alba genome and encodes:
- a CDS encoding quinone-dependent dihydroorotate dehydrogenase codes for the protein MLYRLLFHTVLRRIDAETAHRWSFDALRAAVRVPGVGRALRRVSEPGDQELAVTAFGREFPGPLGIAAGFDKNADGVEALTALGFGYVEVGTVTAQPQPGNPRPRLFRLTADRAIVNRMGFNNRGSAEAARRLRRLRRRGCSPVTGANIGKTKVVPDSESVADYVASARHLAPTADYLVVNVSSPNTPGLRDLQAVDRLRPLLAGVREALGEGSHPRTPLLVKIAPDLTDEAVDAVADLAMELGLDGIIATNTTTTRSGLASAPAVVEAAGAGGLSGAPLKRRSLHVLRRLRARVGTRLVLIAAGGIETPQDAWERIRAGATLLQGYTGLIYYGPFWPRRIHRGLVELARSAGYGSVAEAVGTGVAADPDGG
- a CDS encoding DUF6461 domain-containing protein — its product is MAVACARDYTWLRETQPDLAEAFCISYVRGLNKTEALGRLGVAERNLRCLPIAEALEAGLCAEDPPPLTAHAFLTNGWAVIVEPTGCRATRPECYRALSAETELVSVRVIMGHRYEFRWVIDSVLQTFFDAQSPTCRRGTRPEALGEDMRALGLDGSDDSADPGAAALALAERVTGRRIGPGDLNGPLLGAELDTAVPLATG
- a CDS encoding polysaccharide deacetylase family protein, which translates into the protein MSSSLKYTAAAASVLLLLSIGSCSPDDRGTSGPGEEPEKPNGEPDQLTSVDPSEVTGLDEREETSDEGPQIDVSYPEIPNADPLTQRLDDATSQKVSDFTSASADAESLTIDWDISVATEDVVAVRLVQEEKDSDGERTSYTTYWYDATSGHTAYSTELVGNQEDLAELDSLVKDSLNEEQVDASTLHPILHLYDSMGFNPDGDLVVEFDQGQIAPAGAGRVNATIPKEDVTSLLSDLGERAQSAATNPSPGSAVEDSATPPKDDTADGSVPGRLPERDDSVDCSSAAAKCIALTFDDGPGARTPELLDALAEYNAKATFFLTGQPAREHPETVRREYAEGHELANHTVTHSDLTTLDKSEVREELTTVNALVRRETGYTLDLMRPPYGATNDKVAQVSRSEGLAEIIWSVDTNDWKNRNAGKVRKEALKNAKPGSIVLMHDIHGTTIDAVPDILERLEEQGYTMVTISQLLGETEPGESYYNGHPDEDGEE